A single genomic interval of Mucilaginibacter robiniae harbors:
- a CDS encoding glycoside hydrolase family 31 protein: MAKFLCRALFVSFLAVSLGTAADAQTNPVKSIGNVNNVQINGQQVKLTTDNAHAEVTVYSPSVIRVRIDKQPLGRDFSFAVIASPEKTKANVTESANDVTVLTDSVKLIIYKKPFRTAFYTLDNKVISEDEKGLTTSWVNESVTTYKHMQPDEKFIGLGEKTGGLNRRGSGYTHWNSDTFGYRTDQDPIYSTIPFYMGVHDGLNYGIFLDNTYQSDFNFGASNNRFSSFGARGGEMNYYFIYHKKVADIITSYTWLTGRMKMPPLWSLGYQQNRYSYYPETEVMRIAQTLREKKIPADGITLDIHYMDKYKVFTWDKQRFPDPAKMNAKLKDMGFKLTVIVDPGVKVEPGYGVYERGLKENIFVKYPDSTNYTGEVWPGWCHFPDFTSDKARAWWGTEIKKYAADGISGIWNDMNEFSTWGQKNPDNILFNYAGLGASHLQARNVYGFNMARASFEGFKNAIGKRPFILTRSGYAGLQRYTAIWTGDNRAEDDHMLLGVRLLSSLGLSGVPFTGMDIGGFTGNPSIPLFARWMQIGAFSPYFRNHTAVNTKSAEPWAFGEEVLEISRNYVNLRYRMLPYLYSTFYEATQNGEPVVRSLAIDYTHDPKIYDTKFENQYKFGSSLMIAPFIGSANYGTVYFPGGDWYDLYNDELISGKQEKIMNVSMNKLPVYVKESSIIPMQSLVQTTAEKPTDTLTVHIYKGNRNNSFVYYEDDGESYSYENGAFYKRTISYNAAQKQIVFEKAEGSISSKFKYLKLQLHGFGSNANIKASGANGKVSTEFVSLLTPISKFDPQGTANQAEGHNVQSMIISNSNNRVVINY; encoded by the coding sequence ATGGCAAAATTCTTATGCCGGGCATTGTTTGTTTCGTTTTTAGCCGTTTCTTTAGGTACAGCAGCTGATGCGCAAACAAATCCGGTTAAAAGTATAGGCAATGTAAACAATGTACAAATTAACGGGCAACAGGTTAAACTGACTACCGACAATGCTCATGCAGAAGTAACCGTATATAGCCCATCAGTTATTCGGGTACGTATTGATAAACAACCACTAGGCCGGGATTTTTCCTTTGCGGTAATTGCATCGCCAGAAAAAACAAAAGCTAATGTTACTGAAAGCGCAAATGACGTTACTGTATTAACAGATTCCGTAAAGCTGATAATTTACAAAAAGCCTTTCCGCACAGCTTTCTATACGCTGGATAACAAAGTGATTAGTGAAGATGAAAAGGGCTTAACCACTTCATGGGTAAATGAATCGGTAACTACTTACAAACACATGCAACCTGATGAAAAGTTTATTGGACTGGGTGAAAAAACGGGAGGTTTAAACCGTAGAGGTAGTGGTTATACACATTGGAATTCAGATACATTTGGCTATCGTACCGATCAGGATCCTATATATTCTACTATCCCTTTCTATATGGGGGTGCATGATGGCTTGAACTATGGTATCTTTTTAGATAATACTTACCAGAGCGACTTTAACTTCGGTGCCAGTAATAACCGTTTTTCATCATTTGGTGCCCGTGGCGGTGAAATGAATTACTACTTCATTTACCACAAAAAAGTAGCCGATATTATTACTTCTTATACCTGGCTTACTGGTCGTATGAAAATGCCACCACTATGGAGCTTGGGTTATCAGCAAAACCGATATAGCTACTATCCCGAAACTGAAGTAATGCGTATTGCGCAAACCTTGCGTGAAAAGAAAATACCGGCTGATGGTATCACTTTGGATATCCACTACATGGATAAATACAAAGTGTTCACCTGGGATAAACAACGTTTTCCTGATCCGGCTAAAATGAATGCTAAGCTGAAAGACATGGGCTTTAAGCTGACCGTAATTGTTGACCCTGGTGTTAAGGTTGAACCTGGCTATGGCGTTTACGAACGTGGCTTGAAAGAAAATATCTTTGTTAAGTATCCTGACAGTACCAATTACACGGGTGAAGTATGGCCAGGTTGGTGCCATTTCCCTGACTTCACCAGTGATAAAGCACGTGCTTGGTGGGGTACTGAAATTAAGAAATATGCTGCCGATGGCATCAGTGGTATCTGGAATGATATGAACGAGTTTTCAACCTGGGGCCAAAAAAATCCGGATAATATTCTATTCAATTATGCTGGTTTAGGAGCATCTCATTTACAGGCTCGCAATGTTTACGGTTTTAATATGGCTCGTGCCAGTTTTGAAGGTTTCAAAAACGCTATTGGCAAACGTCCGTTCATATTAACCCGCTCTGGCTATGCCGGTTTACAGCGTTATACTGCCATCTGGACTGGTGATAACCGTGCTGAAGATGACCACATGTTATTAGGCGTACGCCTATTAAGCAGTTTGGGCTTAAGCGGCGTGCCATTTACTGGAATGGATATTGGTGGTTTTACGGGTAATCCCAGCATTCCGTTATTTGCACGGTGGATGCAGATTGGCGCTTTCAGTCCTTACTTCCGTAACCATACGGCGGTAAATACTAAATCAGCCGAGCCTTGGGCTTTTGGTGAAGAAGTGCTGGAAATATCACGTAACTATGTAAACCTGCGTTACCGTATGCTGCCTTACCTGTATTCAACCTTCTATGAGGCTACTCAAAATGGTGAACCGGTGGTACGTTCATTAGCTATCGACTATACGCATGATCCTAAAATTTACGATACTAAATTTGAAAACCAATACAAGTTTGGCAGTAGTTTAATGATTGCTCCGTTTATTGGTTCAGCTAATTACGGTACTGTATATTTTCCAGGTGGCGATTGGTATGATTTATATAATGATGAGCTGATTTCAGGCAAGCAGGAAAAAATTATGAATGTAAGCATGAATAAGCTGCCCGTATATGTGAAAGAAAGCAGCATTATCCCCATGCAATCATTAGTACAAACTACAGCCGAAAAGCCAACAGATACTTTAACGGTTCATATTTACAAAGGTAATCGTAACAATAGCTTTGTGTATTATGAGGATGATGGCGAAAGCTATAGCTACGAAAATGGTGCTTTTTACAAACGTACTATCAGTTACAATGCTGCTCAAAAACAAATTGTGTTTGAAAAGGCAGAAGGTAGTATATCATCTAAATTCAAATACCTGAAGCTGCAACTGCATGGTTTTGGCAGCAATGCTAACATTAAAGCCAGTGGTGCAAATGGCAAAGTATCTACTGAGTTTGTATCTTTACTTACACCAATCTCCAAGTTTGATCCACAGGGTACAGCTAATCAGGCTGAAGGTCATAATGTACAAAGCATGATAATTAGTAACAGCAATAATCGTGTTGTTATTAACTACTAA
- a CDS encoding RagB/SusD family nutrient uptake outer membrane protein: MKNNIVRCLSIAVLITVSLASCKKDLDRTPTNATTADQAYSTATGYKQSLAKVYGAYALTGSSGSASSDLGGIDAGTSDFLRLFWSVQEWPTEEAVCAWNDADVPDFHNLNWSSSNSLLKGLYFRSIYQITVANAFIRESTDDKIASRGFTGTDATNIKYYRAEARFLRAFQYWVLMDLFGNPPFVDETTPIGKYLPVQITRAKLFAYVESELKAIEGSMVPARQNEYGRADAAAVDALLARMYLNAEVYLGTGNGKYTEAITYANKVISAGYSLQSNYAKLFLADNNVSNTETILAINYDGVSSQNYGGTTYIINAAINGAMTPSLYGVPNGGWGGNRSTSALPNMFSDYSGKTDKRAMFYGSNLVISNINDFTQGLAVVKFKNLNSDGTTPYSVNGSATNTTSGGVYASTDFPLFRLAEMYLIRAEATLRGGAGSTSSALADINILRTRAYGSANGNLGSVSLTDVLNERGRELYWEGFRRTDLIRYGLFTSSSYLWPYKGGVQNGKGAESYRTLYPIPNTDIIDNPNLVQNTGY; this comes from the coding sequence CTACCAACGCAACTACAGCTGATCAGGCATATAGTACGGCTACCGGTTACAAACAATCATTAGCTAAAGTTTATGGTGCTTATGCCTTAACAGGTAGTAGTGGCTCGGCCAGTTCTGACTTGGGAGGTATTGATGCGGGTACTTCTGACTTTTTGCGCTTATTCTGGAGCGTTCAGGAATGGCCTACTGAAGAGGCAGTTTGTGCCTGGAATGATGCTGATGTGCCTGACTTTCACAATTTGAACTGGAGTTCAAGTAACAGCTTGTTAAAGGGTTTATATTTTCGTTCCATATACCAAATTACTGTAGCTAATGCATTCATTCGTGAATCAACAGATGACAAAATTGCTAGTCGCGGATTTACTGGAACCGATGCCACCAATATTAAATATTACCGGGCTGAAGCTCGCTTTTTGAGAGCTTTCCAATATTGGGTTTTGATGGATTTATTTGGTAATCCTCCATTTGTTGATGAAACTACACCTATTGGTAAATATCTGCCAGTTCAAATAACCCGGGCTAAGTTGTTTGCTTACGTCGAGTCGGAGTTAAAAGCTATTGAAGGTTCAATGGTTCCTGCCCGTCAAAACGAGTACGGACGCGCTGATGCTGCAGCAGTTGATGCATTGTTAGCTCGTATGTACCTGAATGCTGAAGTTTACTTAGGTACTGGTAATGGAAAATATACTGAAGCTATTACTTATGCTAATAAGGTAATTAGTGCTGGTTATTCATTACAATCAAACTATGCTAAATTGTTTTTAGCTGATAATAATGTGAGTAATACTGAAACTATTTTGGCAATTAACTATGATGGTGTAAGTTCACAAAACTATGGTGGTACTACCTACATTATCAATGCTGCTATTAATGGTGCTATGACACCATCACTGTACGGTGTGCCTAATGGTGGATGGGGTGGTAACCGTAGTACTAGTGCATTGCCTAATATGTTTTCTGATTACAGTGGTAAAACAGACAAGCGTGCCATGTTTTATGGTTCGAACTTGGTTATAAGCAATATTAATGATTTTACACAAGGCTTAGCCGTAGTTAAGTTCAAGAATCTTAATTCTGATGGTACAACTCCATATTCCGTTAATGGTAGCGCAACTAATACAACATCAGGTGGTGTATATGCCTCAACTGATTTTCCATTGTTCCGTTTAGCAGAAATGTACCTGATTCGTGCTGAAGCTACCTTGCGTGGTGGAGCTGGCAGTACATCTTCAGCTCTAGCTGATATCAACATCTTGCGTACACGTGCTTATGGCAGTGCCAATGGTAACTTAGGCAGTGTTAGCTTAACAGATGTATTGAATGAGAGAGGTCGTGAGCTATACTGGGAAGGTTTCCGCCGTACAGATTTAATTCGTTACGGTTTATTTACTTCTTCAAGCTACTTATGGCCTTACAAAGGTGGTGTACAGAACGGTAAAGGTGCAGAATCATACCGTACATTATATCCAATACCTAACACTGACATTATAGACAACCCGAATTTAGTTCAAAATACAGGTTATTAA
- a CDS encoding SusE domain-containing protein, whose product MRKILTTLLAISSILLLFSSCKKDETKVYSSVGSAGTLTASSTSPALTQATSTSTAVTFSLSAATPVTGYQTGVTYTIQIGKKGSNFVAAQEISAAPGNTSVTVGDLNTMLSSLGLTTGVSTQVEVRVKSTIAANVDPAYSNTINLTVTPYAVLYYVYVPGGYQGWTPATAPSLSSTTSNGVYTGTVIVPAGTTDLGFKITPAQNWDTSYGGANGVLSTSGANLAFPSAGTFTITVDMTKLTYTITKQ is encoded by the coding sequence ATGAGAAAAATATTAACTACATTATTAGCAATAAGCAGTATTTTACTGTTGTTTTCTTCCTGCAAAAAGGATGAAACTAAAGTGTACTCATCTGTTGGTAGCGCGGGTACTTTAACAGCATCAAGTACTTCACCAGCTTTAACGCAAGCTACCAGTACTAGTACTGCTGTAACTTTTAGCTTGTCGGCAGCTACACCAGTAACAGGGTATCAAACCGGAGTAACTTACACTATTCAAATTGGTAAAAAAGGTAGCAACTTTGTGGCCGCTCAGGAAATTAGCGCTGCTCCAGGCAATACTTCAGTTACTGTAGGTGATCTGAATACTATGTTAAGTTCATTAGGTTTAACTACAGGTGTATCTACTCAGGTTGAGGTACGTGTTAAATCAACTATTGCCGCTAACGTTGATCCGGCTTACTCTAATACAATAAATTTGACTGTTACGCCGTACGCCGTACTTTATTATGTGTATGTACCGGGTGGTTATCAAGGCTGGACTCCGGCTACTGCACCAAGTTTGTCTTCAACTACAAGTAATGGTGTTTACACGGGTACAGTTATTGTTCCGGCAGGTACAACCGACTTAGGTTTCAAAATTACACCAGCACAAAACTGGGATACGAGCTATGGTGGTGCCAATGGTGTATTGAGTACTTCAGGAGCTAACTTAGCTTTCCCAAGCGCAGGTACATTCACGATAACTGTGGATATGACCAAACTGACTTATACCATTACTAAACAGTAA